One window from the genome of Pseudomonas fluorescens encodes:
- a CDS encoding FecR domain-containing protein — protein sequence MPSAPSPEAREAARAAARWLTLMEFDGDAFDSAALQRWRDSSVHHEAAWQKAQRLRQRFAGVPASLGMATLDRPALARRAVLKRALGVAALVPTAWLLGRELPLEAWRADLHTATGEQRRWSLIDGSVLQLNTDSAIDLDLKARRLVLLRGEMALKLAGSTPLSVQSPYGLVTIHRGEVCLHLGEGDCRVSVVSGSAYLQPLRGPSLSLEEGQQVNVQASGAGPVRAFDVAQLGWLDGVLVAQDQPLGHFLRELSRYRPGVLRWDETLEPLRITGSFRLDDTDRILALLAASLPLDVHMRTRYWVTLTLRKNLA from the coding sequence ATGCCTTCGGCGCCATCACCCGAGGCTCGTGAAGCGGCACGGGCGGCTGCCCGTTGGTTGACCCTGATGGAATTCGACGGGGATGCGTTCGACTCGGCGGCCCTGCAACGCTGGCGCGACAGTAGCGTTCACCACGAGGCGGCCTGGCAGAAGGCCCAGCGATTGCGCCAGCGTTTTGCCGGGGTGCCCGCGTCCCTGGGCATGGCAACCCTGGACCGTCCGGCGCTGGCCCGGCGTGCTGTGCTCAAGCGTGCATTGGGCGTCGCCGCGTTGGTCCCGACCGCCTGGCTGCTGGGGCGGGAGCTGCCGCTGGAGGCCTGGCGCGCTGATTTGCACACCGCCACGGGCGAGCAACGGCGCTGGTCGCTGATCGATGGCAGTGTGCTGCAACTGAATACCGACAGCGCCATCGACCTGGACCTCAAGGCCCGGCGCCTGGTGCTGCTGCGCGGTGAGATGGCCCTCAAACTCGCCGGGAGCACGCCGCTATCCGTTCAGTCACCCTATGGGCTCGTCACGATCCATCGTGGCGAAGTCTGCTTGCACTTGGGCGAGGGCGATTGCCGGGTGTCGGTGGTCAGTGGTTCGGCGTACCTGCAACCCCTGCGCGGACCCTCGCTGAGTCTGGAAGAGGGCCAGCAGGTCAACGTCCAGGCCTCAGGCGCGGGGCCGGTGCGGGCGTTCGACGTGGCACAGCTGGGCTGGCTTGACGGGGTACTGGTGGCGCAGGATCAGCCGCTGGGGCATTTCCTGCGGGAACTGAGCCGCTATCGCCCCGGCGTGCTGCGCTGGGACGAAACCCTGGAACCGCTGCGAATCACCGGCAGCTTCCGCCTGGACGACACCGATCGAATCCTCGCGCTGCTGGCGGCCAGCCTGCCGCTGGACGTGCACATGCGCACCCGTTACTGGGTCACGTTGACGCTTCGCAAAAATCTGGCCTGA
- a CDS encoding TonB-dependent receptor, with amino-acid sequence MSAVVPLRLRPAFAGRRPLLNLSLMLSLGASPFFMSSSLAEEAARRSYQVPAGSLGAALTRFAGLAGVNLSVDPALVSGRDSAGLSGEFGVEEGFARLLRGSGLQLQPVGEQAYTLMPAPEGGSLQLAPTSILGATASTDSPVYAGGQVARRGSQGLLGSRDFMETPFSMTTYTSQTVKNQQARTLGDLIASDPSVRTTNPAGGRFEQFTIRGFSLFNSDVAYNGLYGILPTYTIDMEMAERVDILKGPSQLINGISPRGSVGGGINVVPKRATDKPITSFTGSYASNNQLGGAVDVGRRFGEDDKFGIRFNGVKQAGDTEWDHQSVDREMAVLGLDFRGERLRLSTDIGHTERNTDAPQERVQVGANAQVPHASDVRDNYAQSWSKARTQDTFGTVNAEFDVSDSVMLYGGVGARKSDHDFLRHNVSVTNDAGDFTVQPRDFTREENVRTATAGVRNWFHTGPVSHEVNLAASYFYMDFENGGARYANGRSNLYDPVQTPTPSNPTRQDDKVYTENRFSGVALSDTLGLFEDRLLLTLGARWQRVKVDDWTNNVKGDTAYDEEKISPSGGILFKATDKLSLYANYMEGLSQGKIAPSTSVNEDEIFPPFISRQVEVGAKYDAGPFAVTAAVFRIKQPAYATDATTRVFGPNGKRENTGVELSVFGEPLKGTRLLGGVMFIDSELTDTTDGTFDGNRAPATPKYNVNLGAEWDVPTVQGLTLTSRGIYSSSQYLDQSNTKEIDAWTRFDVGARYAFKVDEKHITLRANIENVADKRYWSSAGASDDSEPGLTLSTPRTYLLSATVDF; translated from the coding sequence ATGTCCGCAGTTGTACCTTTGCGTTTGCGCCCGGCCTTTGCCGGCCGGCGTCCGCTGTTGAACCTGAGCCTCATGTTGAGCCTGGGTGCCAGCCCATTTTTCATGTCATCAAGCCTGGCCGAAGAAGCCGCCCGGCGCAGTTATCAGGTGCCGGCCGGCAGCCTCGGCGCGGCGTTGACCCGGTTTGCCGGGTTGGCGGGGGTCAACCTGTCGGTGGATCCGGCCTTGGTGAGCGGGCGCGACAGCGCCGGGCTTTCGGGGGAGTTCGGGGTGGAAGAGGGGTTTGCCCGGCTGTTGCGGGGTTCGGGCCTGCAGTTGCAGCCGGTGGGGGAGCAGGCCTACACCCTGATGCCGGCGCCAGAAGGCGGCAGCTTGCAACTGGCGCCCACCTCGATTCTCGGCGCCACGGCGTCGACGGACAGCCCGGTGTACGCCGGCGGCCAGGTGGCGCGGCGTGGTTCGCAAGGCCTGCTGGGCTCGCGGGACTTCATGGAAACGCCGTTCAGCATGACCACCTACACCAGCCAGACGGTCAAGAACCAGCAGGCGCGCACCCTCGGCGACCTGATCGCCAGCGACCCCTCGGTCCGCACCACCAACCCGGCGGGCGGACGCTTTGAGCAGTTCACCATCCGCGGTTTCAGCCTGTTCAACAGCGATGTCGCCTACAACGGTCTCTACGGCATCCTGCCGACGTACACGATCGACATGGAGATGGCCGAACGCGTCGACATCCTCAAGGGGCCGAGCCAGCTCATCAACGGCATCTCACCGCGGGGCAGCGTGGGGGGCGGGATCAACGTGGTGCCCAAACGCGCCACCGACAAGCCTATCACCTCGTTCACCGGCAGCTATGCCTCCAATAACCAGCTTGGCGGAGCGGTGGATGTCGGTCGGCGCTTTGGTGAAGACGACAAGTTCGGTATTCGTTTCAATGGTGTGAAGCAGGCGGGCGACACGGAATGGGATCACCAGAGCGTGGACCGCGAGATGGCGGTGCTGGGCCTGGATTTTCGCGGTGAACGCCTACGACTCTCGACGGACATCGGCCACACCGAACGCAACACTGACGCGCCCCAGGAACGCGTGCAGGTCGGTGCCAATGCCCAGGTCCCCCACGCCAGCGACGTGCGCGACAACTACGCCCAATCGTGGAGCAAGGCGCGCACCCAGGACACCTTCGGCACGGTGAACGCTGAGTTCGATGTCAGCGATTCGGTGATGCTGTATGGCGGTGTCGGCGCGCGCAAAAGCGACCACGACTTTCTTCGGCACAACGTTTCGGTCACCAACGACGCGGGCGACTTCACTGTCCAGCCCCGTGACTTTACCCGGGAGGAAAATGTCCGGACGGCCACGGCCGGAGTGCGCAACTGGTTCCATACCGGTCCGGTGAGCCATGAGGTCAACCTGGCGGCCAGTTATTTCTACATGGACTTCGAAAATGGCGGCGCTCGTTACGCCAACGGTCGCAGCAACCTGTATGACCCGGTACAGACCCCGACGCCGAGCAACCCGACCCGGCAGGACGACAAGGTCTACACCGAGAACCGCTTCAGCGGCGTGGCCTTGTCCGACACCCTGGGGCTGTTCGAGGATCGTTTGCTGCTGACCCTCGGTGCTCGCTGGCAACGGGTGAAGGTTGATGACTGGACGAATAACGTCAAGGGTGACACCGCCTACGATGAGGAAAAGATTTCGCCATCGGGCGGGATCCTGTTCAAGGCGACTGACAAGCTGTCGCTGTATGCCAACTACATGGAAGGCCTGAGCCAGGGCAAGATCGCGCCGTCGACATCCGTGAACGAGGATGAGATTTTCCCGCCGTTCATCAGCCGCCAGGTCGAAGTGGGCGCCAAGTATGACGCTGGCCCGTTTGCCGTCACTGCCGCCGTGTTCCGAATCAAGCAGCCTGCCTATGCGACCGACGCCACGACACGTGTCTTCGGCCCGAACGGCAAGCGCGAAAACACCGGCGTGGAGTTGAGTGTGTTCGGCGAACCGCTGAAGGGAACCCGTTTGCTCGGCGGCGTGATGTTCATCGACAGTGAACTGACTGACACCACCGACGGCACCTTCGATGGCAACCGCGCACCGGCCACGCCGAAGTACAACGTCAACCTCGGCGCCGAATGGGACGTGCCAACGGTACAGGGCCTGACCCTGACCAGTCGCGGCATCTATTCCAGCTCGCAGTACCTGGACCAGTCCAACACCAAGGAAATCGATGCCTGGACGCGTTTCGACGTAGGCGCTCGCTACGCGTTCAAAGTCGATGAAAAACACATCACCCTGCGGGCCAACATCGAAAACGTGGCCGACAAGCGCTACTGGAGTTCGGCCGGCGCATCGGATGACAGTGAGCCGGGCTTGACGTTGTCGACCCCGCGCACCTACCTGCTGTCCGCAACGGTGGATTTCTAG
- a CDS encoding DUF1348 family protein, with protein MSASSEVRPPLPPFTRESAIEKVRLAEDGWNSRDPQKVSLAYTLDTQWRNRAEFAHNREEAKAFLTRKWAKELDYRLIKELWAFTDNRIAVRYAYEWHDDSGNWFRSYGNENWEFDEQGLMYNRYACINDMPIKESERKFHWPLGRRPDDHPGLSELGL; from the coding sequence ATGTCTGCCTCTTCTGAAGTTCGTCCGCCGTTGCCGCCGTTCACCCGTGAATCGGCGATCGAGAAAGTTCGCCTGGCCGAAGACGGCTGGAACTCTCGCGACCCGCAAAAAGTATCCCTGGCCTACACGCTGGACACCCAATGGCGTAACCGCGCCGAATTCGCGCACAACCGCGAAGAAGCCAAGGCTTTCCTGACCCGCAAGTGGGCCAAGGAGTTGGATTACCGGCTGATCAAGGAACTCTGGGCCTTCACCGATAACCGCATCGCGGTGCGCTACGCCTACGAATGGCACGACGACTCGGGCAACTGGTTCCGCTCCTACGGCAACGAAAACTGGGAGTTCGACGAGCAAGGCCTGATGTACAACCGCTACGCTTGCATCAACGACATGCCGATCAAGGAAAGCGAGCGCAAGTTCCACTGGCCACTGGGCCGCCGGCCGGATGATCATCCGGGGTTGTCCGAGTTGGGGTTGTAA
- a CDS encoding TetR/AcrR family transcriptional regulator, giving the protein MNEITGNETRDIILDVAEKLIYRSGIAATGMDLLVKTAGVSRKSVYRYFANKDDLIVAALKRRDERWMHWFSSEVDKAPTPTARLLNLFTVLKGWFDSEGFRGCAFINTSGETGDPQDPVRQVAKMHKQKLLDYVTRLCVEQGVENPDALARQLLILIDGAITVALVMGDHSAADHAQDMLKMLLHT; this is encoded by the coding sequence ATGAACGAAATCACTGGTAATGAAACACGAGACATCATCCTCGATGTCGCCGAAAAGTTGATCTATAGAAGTGGCATCGCCGCCACCGGCATGGACCTTCTGGTGAAAACCGCCGGCGTCTCCAGGAAAAGTGTCTATCGCTACTTCGCCAACAAGGACGACCTGATCGTGGCCGCCCTCAAGCGGCGGGACGAGCGCTGGATGCACTGGTTCAGCAGCGAAGTGGACAAGGCGCCCACACCGACGGCGCGGCTGCTCAACCTGTTCACCGTGCTCAAGGGCTGGTTCGACAGCGAAGGTTTTCGCGGTTGTGCCTTCATCAACACCAGCGGCGAAACCGGCGATCCACAGGATCCGGTCCGCCAGGTGGCGAAGATGCACAAACAGAAGCTGCTCGACTACGTGACCCGGTTGTGCGTCGAACAAGGTGTCGAAAATCCGGACGCCCTGGCCCGCCAGCTACTGATTCTGATCGACGGCGCCATTACCGTGGCGCTGGTCATGGGCGACCACAGCGCGGCTGACCACGCCCAGGACATGCTGAAGATGTTGCTACACACCTGA
- the pssA gene encoding CDP-diacylglycerol--serine O-phosphatidyltransferase, protein MPSLFKRSLLPKLRSFALTADAVTILDGAAQFRRCLLEKIAQATQRIYIVALYLQQDEAGQEILDALHAAKAARPELDVVVVVDWLRAQRGLIGAKKQPGNSAWYQEQTRTHASEVPIYGVPVQTRELFGVLHLKGFVIDDCVLYSGASLNNVYLHKFDKYRYDRYHLLQNTALADSMHHLVQHGLITSRAVHRLDLPNLPSTRSLRKDIGDLRSRLKYATYDTSVGSLDKSGLSVSPLLGVGKNNPLSRVIGELIASSRQQLTICTPYFNLPLAVTRELNRALARGVKIDIIVGDKTANDFYIPPSEPFKIIAALPYLYEISLRRFAKRHQHAIDSGQLNLHLWRDGDNTYHLKGMWVDERYTLLTGNNLNPRAFRLDLENALLLDDPKGELLAPRQAELERIYRHTRRIERYLDLETLPDYPEAVARFLKRVSRVRIERLLYRIL, encoded by the coding sequence ATGCCGTCGCTCTTCAAACGCTCCCTGCTGCCCAAGTTGCGCAGCTTTGCACTGACCGCCGATGCGGTGACCATCCTCGATGGCGCTGCCCAATTCCGCCGTTGCCTGCTGGAGAAAATCGCCCAGGCCACCCAGCGCATCTACATCGTCGCCCTGTACCTGCAACAGGACGAGGCCGGCCAGGAAATTCTCGATGCCCTGCATGCCGCCAAAGCGGCGCGTCCGGAACTGGACGTGGTCGTGGTCGTGGACTGGTTGCGGGCCCAGCGCGGGCTGATTGGCGCCAAGAAGCAGCCGGGCAACTCGGCGTGGTACCAGGAACAGACCCGCACCCACGCCAGCGAAGTGCCGATCTACGGCGTGCCGGTGCAGACCCGCGAACTGTTCGGCGTGTTGCATTTGAAAGGTTTCGTGATCGATGACTGTGTGCTCTACAGCGGCGCGAGCCTGAATAACGTCTACCTGCACAAGTTCGACAAATACCGCTACGACCGCTATCACCTGCTGCAGAACACGGCACTGGCCGACTCGATGCATCACCTGGTGCAACATGGCCTGATCACCTCCAGGGCCGTGCATCGCCTGGACCTGCCGAACCTGCCCAGCACCCGCAGTTTGCGCAAGGACATCGGTGACTTGCGCAGCCGTCTCAAATACGCGACCTATGACACCAGCGTCGGCAGCCTCGACAAGAGTGGCCTGTCGGTGAGCCCGTTGCTGGGCGTGGGCAAGAACAATCCCCTGAGCCGGGTGATCGGTGAACTGATCGCCAGCAGCCGCCAGCAACTGACCATCTGTACCCCGTATTTCAACCTGCCCCTGGCCGTGACCCGGGAGCTCAACCGCGCCCTGGCCCGCGGGGTCAAGATCGACATCATCGTCGGCGACAAGACCGCCAACGACTTCTACATTCCGCCAAGCGAACCGTTCAAGATCATCGCGGCGCTGCCATACCTCTACGAAATCAGCCTGCGACGCTTCGCCAAACGGCATCAGCACGCGATCGACAGCGGTCAATTGAACCTGCACCTGTGGCGTGACGGGGACAACACCTATCACCTCAAGGGCATGTGGGTCGACGAGCGCTACACCTTGTTGACCGGCAACAACCTCAACCCGCGGGCCTTTCGCCTGGACCTGGAAAACGCGCTGTTGCTGGACGACCCCAAGGGCGAGCTGCTGGCGCCGCGCCAGGCCGAGCTTGAGCGGATCTACCGCCACACCCGCCGGATCGAACGCTACCTGGACCTGGAAACCCTGCCGGATTATCCCGAGGCCGTGGCCAGGTTCCTGAAACGGGTCAGCCGGGTGCGGATAGAACGGCTGCTTTACCGGATCCTGTGA
- a CDS encoding AraC family transcriptional regulator: MSEKDTISIQLVREALLQSCAPGAATDEVLSKVGIDPALLDDPLARVPAHAYARLWRLLAQRLDDEFFGMDPRKLKSGSLAFLCQCAMAQPTLASGLTAGLGFLSLMLEHLPAQWARQQSLAEIVLLEDDQAPRRAFTYFTYWMIVHGVACWLAGRRIPILSVELRCPAPDFCDDYRVMFSQNLRFGRPRTRMIFAAECLDLPIRRNADELKRFLARAPANILVKYRDPQSLASRIRHDLRQLPAERWPETEALAQQLCVSASTLRRRLAEEGQTYQGLKDSVRKDLAITWLAEPSISFVEIASRLGFADASSFYKAFRKWSGSNPGHYRSLILNDPD, from the coding sequence ATGTCGGAAAAAGACACCATCTCCATCCAGCTGGTGCGTGAGGCGTTGCTGCAAAGCTGCGCACCCGGGGCTGCTACCGATGAGGTCTTGAGCAAGGTCGGCATAGACCCGGCGCTGCTTGACGATCCCCTGGCGCGGGTCCCGGCCCATGCCTATGCGCGGCTCTGGCGTTTGCTGGCCCAGCGCCTGGATGACGAGTTTTTCGGCATGGACCCGCGCAAGCTCAAGTCCGGCAGCCTGGCGTTTCTCTGCCAGTGCGCCATGGCCCAGCCCACGCTGGCGAGCGGCTTGACGGCGGGACTGGGGTTTCTGTCGCTGATGCTCGAACACCTGCCGGCCCAGTGGGCGCGCCAGCAAAGCCTGGCGGAGATCGTGCTGCTGGAAGACGACCAGGCGCCGCGCCGGGCCTTTACCTACTTCACTTACTGGATGATCGTCCATGGCGTCGCCTGCTGGTTGGCCGGGCGGCGCATTCCCATCCTGTCTGTCGAACTGCGCTGCCCGGCGCCGGATTTCTGCGACGACTACCGGGTGATGTTCTCCCAGAACCTGCGCTTTGGCCGGCCGCGCACCCGGATGATTTTCGCCGCCGAATGCCTCGACCTGCCCATCCGGCGCAACGCTGACGAGCTCAAGCGCTTCCTGGCCCGGGCCCCGGCCAACATCCTGGTCAAATACCGCGACCCGCAAAGCCTGGCCAGCCGTATCCGGCACGACCTGCGGCAACTGCCCGCCGAACGGTGGCCGGAAACCGAGGCCCTGGCCCAGCAGCTGTGCGTGTCCGCCTCGACCCTGCGCCGACGCCTGGCGGAGGAGGGCCAGACTTACCAAGGTCTCAAGGACAGCGTGCGCAAGGATCTGGCAATCACCTGGCTGGCCGAGCCGTCCATCAGTTTCGTCGAAATCGCCTCGCGCCTGGGTTTTGCCGATGCCAGTTCCTTCTACAAGGCGTTTCGCAAATGGTCCGGGTCCAACCCGGGGCATTATCGCAGCCTGATTCTCAACGACCCTGATTGA
- a CDS encoding NAD-dependent epimerase, translating into MSVLVTGAAGFIGFHTARRLCSEGHQVIGIDNLNSYYSVELKQARLALLAEYPNFRFLRLDVADKQALLDVFAKTPFEYVVHLAAQAGVRYSIDNPDLYAQSNLVGFLNVLEACRAHRPAHLVFASSSSVYGLNDRLPYATTDPVDQPVSFYAATKRANELMAHAYSHLYGIPTTGLRFFTVYGPWGRPDMAPFKFTDAILNGRAIDLYNDGAMSRDFTYIDDIVEGLVRLLPRPPANETGVRHKLYNIGFGAPVKLLQFVECLEEALGIPAIKHFLPLQAGDVVDTWADTRELEEHIGFRPQVAVPVGVQSFVDWYRAYYRV; encoded by the coding sequence ATGAGCGTACTGGTCACCGGTGCTGCTGGGTTCATCGGGTTTCATACCGCCAGGCGGTTGTGCAGCGAGGGCCATCAGGTTATCGGCATCGACAACCTCAACAGCTACTACAGCGTCGAACTGAAGCAGGCTCGGCTGGCGTTGTTGGCCGAATACCCCAACTTCCGCTTCCTGCGGCTGGACGTGGCCGACAAGCAGGCGCTGCTGGATGTATTTGCGAAAACCCCATTCGAGTACGTCGTCCACTTGGCGGCCCAGGCTGGTGTGCGCTATTCCATCGATAATCCCGACCTGTACGCGCAAAGCAACCTGGTGGGGTTCCTCAACGTGTTGGAAGCCTGCCGTGCCCACCGGCCGGCGCACCTGGTGTTCGCCTCGAGCAGCTCGGTGTATGGCTTGAACGACCGTTTGCCGTATGCCACCACCGATCCGGTGGATCAGCCCGTGTCTTTTTATGCGGCGACCAAGCGCGCCAATGAGCTGATGGCCCATGCTTACTCGCATCTCTACGGGATTCCCACCACCGGCCTGCGGTTTTTCACCGTGTATGGACCGTGGGGGCGGCCCGACATGGCGCCGTTCAAATTCACCGACGCCATCCTCAACGGTCGCGCCATTGACCTCTACAACGACGGCGCGATGTCGCGGGACTTCACCTACATCGACGACATCGTCGAAGGCCTGGTGCGGTTGTTGCCGCGGCCGCCGGCCAATGAAACAGGCGTGCGCCACAAGCTCTACAACATCGGCTTCGGCGCTCCGGTGAAGCTCTTGCAGTTCGTCGAGTGCCTGGAAGAGGCCCTGGGCATTCCCGCGATCAAGCATTTCTTGCCGTTGCAAGCGGGTGACGTGGTCGACACGTGGGCGGACACGCGGGAGCTGGAGGAACACATCGGTTTTCGCCCGCAGGTCGCGGTGCCCGTCGGCGTGCAATCGTTTGTCGATTGGTACCGCGCGTATTACCGCGTTTAA
- a CDS encoding glycosyltransferase family 2 protein encodes MHETLYVSVLIPAKNEAGNLIPLLEEVRAALVDEAFEVIVVDDGSTDATAAQLRALQGSGYRQLRVLSHARSLGQSTSIYHAAEVARGHWLATLDGDGQNDPADLPKMLDLVRGSEGTPAGVKLVAGHRVNRRDSASKRWASRFANKLRASLLKDQTPDTGCGIKLIERKAFLRLPYFDHMHRFVPALIRRHNGRMLVHPVNHRERGAGVSNYGNLDRALVGIVDLFGVWWLIRRTRLDINAQETEV; translated from the coding sequence ATGCACGAAACCCTTTATGTGTCGGTCCTGATTCCGGCAAAGAACGAAGCCGGCAACCTCATTCCACTGCTGGAAGAAGTGCGGGCGGCGCTGGTGGACGAGGCCTTCGAAGTCATCGTGGTCGACGATGGCAGCACTGACGCCACTGCCGCGCAACTGCGGGCGTTGCAAGGCAGTGGCTATCGCCAGTTGCGGGTGCTCAGCCATGCCCGTTCCCTCGGGCAGAGCACGTCGATCTACCACGCCGCTGAAGTGGCCCGCGGGCATTGGCTGGCAACCCTCGATGGCGACGGGCAGAACGACCCGGCCGACCTGCCAAAGATGCTCGACCTGGTGCGCGGTTCGGAGGGGACGCCCGCCGGTGTCAAGCTGGTGGCGGGGCATCGCGTCAACCGCCGGGACTCGGCGAGCAAGCGCTGGGCCTCGCGGTTCGCCAACAAACTGCGGGCCAGCCTGCTCAAGGACCAGACGCCCGATACCGGTTGCGGCATCAAGTTGATCGAGCGCAAGGCGTTTCTGCGCCTGCCGTATTTCGATCATATGCATCGCTTCGTTCCGGCGCTGATCCGTCGGCACAACGGCCGGATGCTGGTTCACCCGGTGAATCACCGTGAGCGCGGGGCCGGGGTGTCCAACTACGGCAATCTCGACCGGGCGCTGGTGGGCATTGTCGATCTGTTCGGGGTGTGGTGGTTGATAAGACGCACCCGCCTGGATATCAACGCACAAGAAACCGAGGTGTGA
- a CDS encoding lipid-A-disaccharide synthase N-terminal domain-containing protein encodes MGRESIWLAVGFGGQLVFTGRFALQWLYSEYKKRSVIPVGFWYLSIVGSALLLAYAIYREDPVFIVGQSFGFIVYLRNLQLIAKHHEQENRELAEKG; translated from the coding sequence ATGGGCAGAGAATCGATATGGCTGGCCGTTGGCTTCGGCGGCCAGTTGGTATTCACTGGGCGTTTTGCCCTGCAATGGCTGTACAGCGAGTACAAGAAGCGCAGCGTGATACCCGTGGGTTTCTGGTACTTGAGCATCGTCGGTAGCGCGCTGTTGCTGGCCTACGCCATCTACCGCGAAGACCCGGTGTTCATTGTCGGCCAGTCCTTCGGCTTTATCGTTTACCTGCGCAATTTGCAGTTGATCGCCAAGCATCACGAGCAGGAAAACCGCGAACTGGCCGAGAAGGGCTGA
- a CDS encoding ArnT family glycosyltransferase translates to MVGAGLGWRQPMNVDEERFLGVALEMLQNGSWFIPHRAGEIYADKPPLFMWAVASFVQLTHLPKVALYLPALLAGAVTTACLYDLGRRLWGRRVGRIAALLFLATYQTYSILRTGQIDGFLALWTILGIYGLCRHLMLGPAWRWYYVACAAMGLGVISKGVGFLPVLMLIPYAYGVRRGWKGLVSMPGKAGAWWLGLVVALAAIALWLGPLLLIVWLGSPDSLAYAQEILLKQTAGRYANAWEHREPFWYFFVQVIPKYWLPIFFMLPWLVPAWRRQLLKQDGRVLVLLGWVVLVLLFFSLSSGKRKLYIFPALPALILLVAPLVPWLLHRWFSRRPRGRVIFAALTVVWLCAWFVRGFIEPYREGINPHQTLMRDVAGLTSNAELVLVGWREGHWLFAQQPIVHFGFHDRQSLERSATWLRSHPQAFALVPARDLARCYDPQKARRVGDTSRAEWFLVGPDADNQRCQSPAPEKVYSFTWAHPL, encoded by the coding sequence ATGGTGGGCGCCGGCCTGGGTTGGCGCCAACCGATGAACGTCGATGAAGAGCGCTTCCTCGGCGTTGCCCTGGAGATGCTGCAGAACGGCTCATGGTTCATTCCCCATCGCGCTGGGGAAATCTACGCCGACAAACCGCCGTTGTTCATGTGGGCGGTGGCCTCGTTCGTGCAATTGACCCACCTGCCGAAAGTCGCCCTGTACCTGCCCGCGCTGTTGGCCGGCGCCGTCACCACCGCATGCCTGTATGACCTGGGCCGGCGCTTGTGGGGGCGACGCGTGGGGAGGATCGCCGCGCTCTTGTTTCTCGCCACCTACCAGACCTACAGCATCCTGCGCACCGGGCAGATCGATGGTTTTCTTGCACTCTGGACCATCCTGGGGATCTATGGCTTGTGCCGGCATTTGATGCTCGGCCCGGCGTGGCGCTGGTATTACGTGGCCTGTGCGGCGATGGGGCTGGGGGTCATCAGCAAAGGCGTGGGGTTTCTGCCGGTGTTGATGCTGATTCCCTACGCCTATGGGGTGCGTCGAGGGTGGAAAGGCCTGGTGTCCATGCCGGGCAAGGCGGGGGCCTGGTGGCTGGGGCTGGTCGTGGCGCTGGCCGCCATCGCGCTGTGGCTTGGGCCGTTGCTGCTGATCGTGTGGCTGGGCAGCCCCGACAGCCTGGCGTACGCCCAGGAAATCCTGCTCAAGCAGACGGCGGGGCGTTATGCCAATGCCTGGGAGCACCGCGAACCCTTCTGGTATTTCTTCGTCCAGGTGATTCCGAAATACTGGTTGCCGATCTTTTTCATGCTGCCATGGCTGGTGCCGGCCTGGCGCAGGCAGTTGCTCAAGCAGGATGGTCGCGTGCTGGTACTGCTGGGGTGGGTGGTACTGGTGCTGTTGTTCTTCAGCCTGAGCAGTGGCAAGCGCAAGCTGTACATCTTTCCCGCGTTGCCGGCCTTGATCCTGCTGGTGGCACCGCTTGTGCCGTGGCTGCTGCACCGCTGGTTCAGCCGGCGTCCAAGGGGCAGGGTGATATTCGCTGCCTTGACGGTGGTGTGGTTGTGCGCCTGGTTTGTGCGCGGCTTCATCGAGCCCTACCGGGAAGGCATCAACCCCCACCAGACCTTGATGCGTGATGTCGCGGGGCTGACTTCAAATGCCGAGTTGGTGCTCGTCGGGTGGCGCGAGGGGCATTGGCTGTTCGCCCAGCAGCCCATCGTGCATTTTGGCTTTCATGACCGCCAGTCCCTGGAACGATCCGCCACCTGGCTACGCAGCCACCCGCAGGCCTTTGCCTTGGTTCCTGCGCGGGACCTGGCGCGTTGCTACGACCCGCAAAAGGCGCGCCGGGTCGGCGATACCTCGCGGGCCGAGTGGTTCCTGGTGGGGCCTGATGCGGACAACCAGCGCTGCCAGTCCCCGGCGCCGGAGAAGGTTTATTCGTTCACATGGGCGCATCCTTTGTAG